The window GTGGCCGCGCGCGCCCGGGAGCTGGTCGACCAGGGCACGCCCGTGGAGGCCGCCTGCCGCATCGTGATCCTGGAGGACCAGCTCGAGGAGGCCCTCCGCGTCAACGAGCGGCTGCGCCACGCCTCCGCGGTCCCCGGCGAGGGCTCCCGCGACTGAGCGGCGCTCCGGCCCGGCTCAGAACAGGGGCAGGGTGACGGTCACGCACTTGCCGCCGCCGGGCTGCAACCGTACGGAGACGTCCTGCGCGAGGCGGCGTACCAGCGGCCAGCCGTATCCGCCGACCAACGGGCGGTCGGGATCGAAAGGGCCGTCGGCGCGGGTGGTGGTCGGGACGGCCGAGCTGGCGTCGCTGACGTGCAGGGTCAGGTGGGCGTCGCCGAGCTGGACGTCGAAGCCGGTGAGGCCGCCACCGTGCCGGATGGCGTTGGTGACCAGTTCCGAGGTGACCAGCAGTACGTCGGCGACGACCACGCTCTCGCCGAGGCCGCCGCCCGCCTCCGCCACGGCGTCCGGGCCGAAGCTGTCGCGCAGCGCGTGCTGGACCAGGTCGCGGGCCTCGCCCGCCGTGGCGGGCACCGCCGCGCCGCGCCGCGCCCCACGACGGCGCGGAGCCGACACGATCCGCGGCGCGTCCCCGGGGCGGCGCAGGACGCCGGGACGGTGGTCGCCCTCGGCGCGGGCGAGGCCCTGCCGGAACTGGATCAGGTCTCCGTCGCCTTCGTCGACTGTCACGGCTGGCCCCCTTGCGTCGGTACGGCTGCTCGGCTCTGCGGTTGCGGTACGGCCTTCTCGTCCCGGACCGGCCCCGGGCCCCCGGCGGAGCTGCCGCCGGGGACCGGGTACCCGCGGACGGCCGGGTTCATTGCTCCCGGGCGACCTGGACGGTGGGCGCCGTCTCGAACGCCGCGAGCGTGCCGGTGACCTCGAAGAGCCGGGAGACGAGGTCGCTCATGGGCCCGGCGATGATCAGGCGCCGCTCCCGCTCGCGGTGATCGCGCAGGGCGCGCAGCAGACTGCCGAGGATGCTGGAGTCGGCGAAGCTGGTCCCGGACAGGTCCACGACCGTCCGGGGCGCCGCCTCGCGCAGCGCCCGGGCCAGCGCGGCGTCCAGGGCGGGTGCGGTGTGCAGGTCCACGTCGCCGTGGACGCCGATGACGAAGGCGGACGGTTCCGCGCTCGTCGTGATGTCCATCCCCGATCTCTCCAGCATGCTCCTTACCTCCTTCTTCACGTGCGCCCGGAACGGCGCGGCCCCCGAGGGGGTGTCCGCGCGGGCCCGGGCCGCGGGCCCGCGGATCTCGCCGGTGGCCGCGGGGACGCACGGTGCGGTTCTCGCGGCCGGGGTTCTTCTCCTGGCGTTCCACGAATCCCACTCCTCGGTTCGGACGGTCCGTTCCGTTCAGCGCTTTTTGCCACGATCCCCCTGTTCAAACGGGCCCCGGCCGCGGACAGGGAATTCCCGGAAGGCGCGGGTTCCCGCTCCGGGAGCGCGCCGGGGAAAGGCCGTCCGCGCCCGGGGAGCCGGCTTCCTGGACCCGGATTCCGGCACGCGGCAAAGGGTTCGGGTCCCGCCCGGTGAAGGGCGCGGCCAGGTCGGTGGCCCCGCCGCCGACCGGCGCGGACACCGGAGCACGGCGGGCCGGCGGCACGGGCCCGGGACCGTCACGCCGGGCCGCCCGTTCCCTCGCGATTCCTCCGCCTCTCCGGGAAGTCGGCAGCGGAATGCGGCACGCCGCACAGGGCGGAGTGGCGGTGCGGCTGACCGCACCGGAGGCGGCGGAAGGAGAATTCCGAGGGGCCGGACGTACCGGATTCCGGCCGGGACGGGCCCACGGGTGTCCCCGGACCGTGTCTCAGGCCTGCCGGGGCTCCTGGCCGACCAGGTACCCGTGGGTCCCGGTGACCGCGAGCAGCTTCTCCAGGCGGGCCGGGCGGTTCTCCAGGCGAAGGAGGCAGTCGGCGGCGCGGGCGCGGCGGCCGAGCATCAGCAGGGCCGCCAGTCCCAGCGCGTCGCAGGTGGTGAGCCCGGCGCACTCCAGCCGCAGCAGCCGGGGGGCGGGGGGCGTCTCCAGATGGCGGGCGACGGCCCGCACCAGGGCGTCGGCGCTCTCGTGGTCGAGGCTGCCGGCGAGCCGCAGGCCGAGGGTGCCGGGGGCGTCCGGCTCGGCGGTGAGGGTCAGGCCGGTGTCGTCGAGGTCGTCCGGAGGGGTCATGCGGGCTTCCGGGGCCGGTCGGGTGCGGGGAGGTCAGGCGGTGGCGAGGGCGGCGCCGCCCCGGCGGAGCAGGCGGGTGGCGCGGGGGAAGTCGCGCAGCGGCTCGCCGAGCAGTTCCAGGGCGGGGGCGAGGGAGCGGGCGGGTACGCCACGCGCGTCGAGGATGCCCGCGGTCCAGGTGAGGAAGCCGGTGAACAGCTCGTCGTCGTCGACGTAGAGGGCGGTGGCGAGGAAGTCGACGATGTGGGCGATGTCCTCGGCGGTGCGTTCCCGCTGGCGTTCGGTGTAGGCGCGCAGGGCGGGGACGCGGTCGGCGAGCCCGTCCACGGTCTCCCGGACCAGCCGGGTCCGGCCGCGGCTGACCAGCGTGTACTCCTGGTCGGCGAGGTGTGGCAGGTCCTCCACCGGCTCGTGCGGGACGGCCGGGGGGACGGCCGGTCCGCCCGCGGCCAGCTCGGCGGCGGCGCGGGCGTCCGGGGCCCAGCCGTCGGCGCCGAGCAGCCGCGCGTACCGCCCGTCGGTGCCGAAGGCGGCTCCGCCCGCGAGGACCGGCACCCCGGCGGCCTGGCAGGCGGTGATGGCGGCGTGCGCCGTGGGCAGCCGGGTGGGGATCGAGGAGGAGAGCGCGACCAGGTCGGGCCCGCTCTGGTGGAGGTGGGCGATGAGGTGCGGGGTGGGGGCCTGGGCGCCGAGGAAGTCGACCCGCCAGCCGCGCAGCCGCAGCGTCTCGGCGAGCAGCCGGGCGGGCAGGGCGTGCCACTCGCCCTCCACGCAGGCCACGGTGATCCTCCCGCGTGCCGCGCGGGGCGGCGGTGAGCGGTGGGCGAGGGCGGCGATGATCCGGTCGTTCACGGCGGTCGCGACGTGTTCCTGGGCGACGGTGAGCCGGTTGGCGGCCCACCCGAGCCCCACCTCCGCCTGGACGGGTCCGATCACGTCGAGCAGCGCCTGCTCGACGGTGAGCCCCTCGTCGAGGGCGGTGAACAGGACACCGGCCGCCGCGTACTCGTCGCCGGCCAGCAGGGCGTCCTGAAGCAGCCCGCGCAACGGCTCGGCCGAGCCGCCGGTCACAGCGGTCGCGACGCCCTGGGGCGTACGTGTCGTCATGCGTCGCCCCTGCCCCCGAGGGCGGTGCTCACCACGCCTGCCGTGGATTTCGGCACGGTGACGGCGACCATGGCCATGTCGTCGTGCTCACCGCCGCCCACCCACTGGGTGGCCAGCATCTGCACGCGTTCGACGACGGCCTCCGCGGGCATCCCGGCGCACTCGGCGAGCGCCTCGCGCAGCCGCTCCTCGCCGAACATCCGGTCGCCGAACGGGCCGCCGCGCGCCTCGGTGACGCCGTCGGTGTAGAGCAGGCAGGTCTCCCCGGCGCGCAGCGTGACCCGGGCGGTGGTGGCCTCGACCTCGGGCAGCGCGCCGACCAGCGAGCCCCGGGTGTCGGCCGCCTCGACGGTGCCGTCGGCGCGGACCAGCAGGGGCGGCGGGTGTCCGGCGCTGGTCAGGTCAAGGCGTACGGCGTCGCCGTCGCGGATCGCGGAGGCGAGGACGAGGGTGGCGAAGCGGGTGTGGTGGGAGCTGAGCAGCGAGTCGTTGAGCATCCGCAGGACGCGCGGGTGGTCGTCGGCCATCGGCAGCAGCGCCTGGAGGGTGTTGCGGATCCTGCCGGTGAGGACGGCGGCGTCCAGGCCCTTGCCGCAGACGTCGCCGAGGACCACCAGCGAGGCCCCGGCCTCGCCCGCCTCGGGGTGGACGTCGTAGAAGTCGCCGCCGACCCGCTCGCCGCGCTCGGAGGCCCGGTAGCCGCCGGCGAACTCGACCCCGCGGATCTGCTCCAGGCGGGGCGGCAGCAGTTCGCGCATGAGCGTCGCGGTGACGGCGGCCTGCTCGGCGTACATCCGGGCGGCGGAGAGGGCGGCTCCGGCGCGGGCGGCGAAGAGGCGGGCGAAGACCTCCTCGGGCTCGGTGAAGCCGCGCTTGCCGTCGCGGCGGAGCAGGATCAGCGCCCCCGCCGGGACGCCGTGGCCCGGCAGCGGGACGACGGCGACCGCGCCGACCGGCCCGCCGAACTCCTCGGGCACCACCCAGTCGGGCAGCGCCTCCGGATCGATCCAGCGCGAGGGGACGGGCGGGAAGCCCTGGAGCGCCTCGGCGAGTCCGGGCAGGTCGGCCGGGTCGAGGGTGAGCAGGGCCCGGGTCGAGCCGCCGCCGTCCACCGCCCGGGCCAGCGGGGTGCGCCGCCCGCCGCCGGAAAGGACCACGACGACGCCGTCGGCGAGGTGGCGGGCGGCGAGCTGCGCGGTCACCTCCATGCAGCGTTCGGTGTTGAGGGTGGCGAGCAGCGCGTTGGAGGCTTCGGCGAGGAAGGCGGTGCGTTCGCGTTCGACGGCGAGCGCGGCCTCGGCGGCGGCCCGCTCGGTGTCGTCGCTCAGCCACCAGACGAGGTGCGGGGTGCCGCCGTCCCGGCCCGGGGCGGGCACGGCGCGGTAGACCCGTTCGCCGACCGGTCCGGAAGCGGGCTCGCCCGCCTCCCCGGTCCGCGGCGCCGGGCCCGCTCCGACCGCCGCCCGGTGTGCCGCGCCCAGCCACCGGGGTACGGCCGCGGAGAGCGGGGCACCGGGGACGGCGGCCGGGAACAGCGCGGCGGCGTGCGCGTTGGCGGTGACGACGGCGCCGGCCATGTCGGCGGCCAGGACCGGCCAGGGGGCGTCGTACCCGGCGCCGGGTAGGGCCGGGTGCCCGGTACGCGCCCGGGGCGCGCCGACGGGGGAACTCCTCGTAGCGTCCACGTGTGCGGGCCCTTCGCTGGAGCCCTGCCACCTTTCCGGTAGATCGACGACGGTCCTCCCCCGGTGCACCATCCCGCAGGACCGGCACGCCCGGCAAGCCGCCCTCGGCTTCGCCCCCGGGCCCGCCGGCGGACGACGAGACGGTGCTCACACTGCCGCCACGCTCCTGAGCGCCCGGACCGCGCGTGGTCGGGGACCACCCCGTCACTCGTGTACGGTGGTGATTACCGACGCGGGGTGGAGCAGCTCGGTAGCTCGCTGGGCTCATAACCCAGAGGTCGCAGGTTCAAATCCTGTCCCCGCTACCAAGATCCGGCCCCCGGGTGCGTACAGCGCCCGGGGGCCGGATGCTTTTCCGGCGCGCGTCCCTGGCCGGGGGACGGGGCGTACGGTCCCGTGGTCGCGGGAGAGGGCGGCCCCGGGGCGGGCGGGGCCCCGGCGGGAGTTCGTTCCCCTCCGTCGAAGAACTCCGCACCTCCCCGTGGGGCCCGGCCCTCGGTCCTCCGCCCGTGCCCGCGCGCGGCGGGACGAGAGCTCCCCCGCCGCCGCTCGTACCGCCCGCGCGCGTGCGAGTGGGACACGGCCCCGGGAGACGGACTCTCGGGCAGCCGTGGCGACCGACCGGAACAGTCTGCGGGAACCGGGCAGAAACTGGAACCATTTTCTGGAATCCGTTTCTGGTAAGGGTGTTCTAGGCTGACGCTCACCGCTTTCGCCCGCCGCGCCCCGCGCCGCCCCACCCCGAGGACACCTCACCCGATGAGCCCGAAGCAGCAGCGCGGCGCGGCCACCGTCGAACGGGCCCTGGCGGCCGCCCTGTCCGTCTACGCGCGGGAGGGCGAGCAGGGCCTCACCGTCGGCGCGATCACCCGGGCGGGCGCCCTCAGCCCGGGAAGCCTCTACCACCACTTCGGCAACCTCGACGGGCTCGTCCACGCCCTCGTGCAGCGGTGGCTGGAGCGTCTGCTCGCCCCGCTGGCCACCGCCCTGCTGGAGGCGGACTCCGCGCGGGACGGCGTCCGCGCCGCCGTCCGCGCCTACCTCGGCTTCGTCCGGGAACACCCCGACGCCGCCCGCCTCCTGCACTCCGCCACCGCCGACCGCCACGGCATGGCCCACGCCCGCGAGCTCCGCGACGCCCAGGAGGCCCGCCTCTCCCCGCTCGCCGCCTGGCTCCAGCACCACGTCGCCACCGGCGAACTGGCCGCGCTCCCCCCCTCGCTGCTCGAATCGCTGATCCTCGGCCCGGTCGTCGCCACCGCCCGCCGGCACCTCACCCTCGGCGACACCGACCTCGACGAGGCCGCCCGCGAACTCCCGGACCGGATCTGGGCGGCGGTGCGCGGATAGGCGTCCCGGCCCCGGGCGGGCACGGCACCGCGGCCCGCATCACCATTCCCCTTGAGCACACCAAGAGTTCCCCAAGGGGAATTTTCCGCCAATTATCGCGCCACGTTCGCCACCGCACCCGCCGACCGCGTTCCGCGCACCAGGAACACCGCCCGGCCCCATCCACACCTCGACGACCGGATCGCGCCCACGACCTGGCGGAATCGAGCGACCCACGGGTCGCCACCCTGGCCCTCTTCGAACTCAAGAAGCAATCACCCACGCTCATTTGTGCGAAATCCGCGGTGAATGCAAGAAGGTGCGACCCACTCCACCAGAACTAAAGAGCGAGTAAAGGGCCACCCGGATCGCCTTTTCTCATCGGGCCCGCTCGGCAATCGCTTTACGCTGTTGGCGTTCGGTCGGCACCGGGCCGGGTCCGGAGAGGAGGCACCGTGCGAACCGCCCTCGGTCGTGTCGTCGGCGCCCTCCTCGCCGGCCTCCTCCTGGCTCTCCCGTTCACCGGAACGGCGCCCGCTCCATCCGAGAACGGCGCCCGGAGCCACGCCCCCGCCGCGCCACAGGACGCACCGGCCGGGGCGGTGTGGGCCGTGGAGCCCGCCCAGGCCACCTGCGTCCCCCCTGAACGCTCCGGCGAGATCGGCGCCCTGCGCCACTCCCGCGACCGGCACCGGACCTCGGCCGGCGCCCCCGGCGACGGGCCCTGCCGCACCGCCCTGCCGGACGCCACCGCCGCCACGCACGGGACCGCCGGCCGCGCGGCGCCCTCCGGCGCCACGCACGCGGCGAGAGCCTCCGGCCTCCACGAACCCGCCGCCCTGCAGGTCTTCCGCCGCTGAGCCGATCCCGCGGCACGCCCGGACGCCCCCGTGCGCCCGGCCGTCACCCCCGGGTCCCGGCTCGGGGCCGTGCCGGCACGCCGCCGGCGCCACCCCTCATGTCCGCACCGACGCGCCGCATCCGGCGCGCCAGGAGGAACACTGATGCAGCCGCTCATCGATCACGCCCGCTCGTACCACCGCCGCTCGGCCGAGCGCCCCGAGGAGTTCGCCCGGCTCGCCCAGGGCCAGGCCCCCCAGGTCCTCTTCATCACCTGCTCCGACTCACGGGTCGTCCCCGCCCTGATCACGGGCGCCCGCCCCGGCGAACTCTTCGAGCTGCGCACCGCGGGCAACATCGTCCCGCCGTACGCCTCCCGGCCGCCCACCGGGGAGGCCGCCACCGTCGAGTACGCCGTCGAGGTGCTCGGCGTCGCGGACATCGTCGTCTGCGGCCACTCGCACTGCGGTGCCGTCGGCGCCCTGGTCCGCGGCGACGACCTGACCGCCGTCCCCGCCGTACGCGACTGGTTCGCCCACGCCGCGCCCCGCCCCGAGGGCCCGGCCGGGGACCCGGCCGTCGGCGGCGCCGTGCAGAACCACGTCCTCACCCAGCTCCTGCGGCTCCGCTCCTACCCGTGCGTCGAACGCCGCCTGGCACACGGCACGTTGCGGATGCACGGCTGGTACTACGAAGTGCACACCGGCTCCGTCCTGGCGCACGACGCCCGCGCCGACCTCTTCCGGGCCCTGTGATGCGGGCCGCGGAGAAGGCCCCTCGCTTCCCCCACCTGAGGCAGGACTTCGCCGCCTCCCTCGTCGTCTTCCTGGTCGCCCTGCCGCTCTGCGTCGGCGTCGCCGTGGCTTCCGGTGTCCCTGCCGAACTGGGCCTGGTCACCGGCATCGTGGGCGGCGTCGTCGCCGGCCTGATGCGCGGCAGCAGCCTCCAGGTCTCCGGTCCCGCCGCCGGCCTGACCGTGCTGGTCCTCGAGGCCGTGCAGGACTTCGGCCTGGCCGTCCTCGGCGTGATCGTGCTCGCCGCCGGGCTGCTCCAACTCGCCATGGGACTGCTGAAGCTGGGCCGCTGGTTCCGGGCCGTCTCGGTCTCCGTGGTCGAGGGCATGCTCGCGGGCATCGGCCTCGTCCTGATCGCCGGGCAGCTCTACGCGGCGGCCGGGCTCGCGGCTCCGGCGGCCGGGCTGGACAAGATCCTCCAGTTGCCCGGTGCGCTGGCCGGGTCCCTCACCAGCCCCACCGCGCTCACCTCGCTCGCCCTCGGCGCGGGCACGGTCGTGGTGATGGCCGGCTGGACGCACCTGCCGCGCCGTGCCCGTGCGGTACCGGGAGCGCTGGCCGCCGTACTCCTGGCGACCGCCGTCTCGCTGGTGTTCAGCCTGCCGGTGGCCACCGTGGAGGTGCACGGACTGCTCGGCTCGATCCAGCCGCCCGACGCCGGCGCCTTCGGGCAGGTGGCGAGCCTGAGCCTGCTCGGCACCGTCCTCGCCTTCACCCTGATCGCCTCCGCCGAGAGCCTGTTCAGCGCGGCGGCCGTCGACCGGATGCACGACGGCCCGCGCACCCGGTACGACCAGGAGCTGGTCGCCCAGGGCGCGGGCAACACCGTCTGCGGGCTGCTCGGCGCCCTGCCCATGACGGCCGTCATCGTCCGCAGCTCCGCCAACGTCCAGGCGGGTGCCCGCACCAGGGCCTCCCGCGTCCTGCACGGCGTCTGGCTGCTGCTCTTCGCCGCCCTGCTGCCCGGCGCCCTCGCACTGATCCCGCTGCCCGCCCTCGCCGGCATCCTCGTCCACGCCGGGTGGAAGCTGATCCCGCTGCGCTCCTTCGCCCCGCTGTGGCGCGAGCACCGGGGCGAGGCGGTGATCCTGGCGGTCACGGCCCTCGCCATCGTCACGGTCAACATGTTCGAGGGTGTCCTGATCGGCCTGGCCCTCGCCGTCGCCAAGACCGCCTGGACCGCCTCCCACGTCAGGCTGGAGGTCATGGACAAGGGCGCGGGTCCGGTCCAGGCGTACCTCTCCGGCAACGCCACCTTCCTGCGCCTCCCCAGGATCCTCGACACCCTCGAGTCCCTTCCCCAGGACCGCCCCGTCGCGCTCGACCTCTCCGGTCTCCACCACCTCGACCACGCCTGCCGCACCGCCCTGGAGAACTGGGCGGCCAGGCACAGCGCCTCGGGGACGGACCAGGTCCGGCTGACCGCGGCGGCGGAGACGGACGCGCGGACGGGGGCGTCGCCGGACTGAGCCCCGGACCGCCGGCGGAGACCCACTCACGCCCGCGCCACCCCGACGGACCAGGCCCCCCGGCGCCCGACGGCGCGGGGGCCCGGTCATCCGAATGGCCCTGCCCTGATCGCCGTCCACCAGTGCGAGGACTAGGAAGGCAAGCAGTCCGCGTATGCCTGTGCAGCGGCGCCGCCTGAGACGGCGCTCGGAACGGAAGGCAATCATGACGACGGAATCGGAAGACCTCACGCCCGACATATCGGCCCAGTCCCCCGCGGCCGGCCCGGAGGAACCGACGACGGCCCACCACGCGCCGGACGACACCGCCGGAGGGGAACCGGGCGACGCCCGGCCGAGGCAGCATCCCGCCTCCTCGGGCACGCCGGCGGGCGAGCCCCCGGCCGGCCCCGTCGACGGCCTGGTCAGAACAGCGGTCACGACGCGCTCGGTGCCCGAGATCGTCGACCTGATCCGCCTGCTGGAGCAGTCGCCGAGCGGAGCGGAGGCCGCGGAGGAGATCCTGCGCACCGCCGCCGTGGAGCGCCCCGTGGACGACGTCTCCGACCTGGTCGCCCTGCTCTCCCGGCCACCGCAGCCGGTCGAGCGCGCCGACGAGGCGATCCATCTGGCGGCCGCGCAACGCCCGATCGGCGACGTCAGCCACCTCGTGGCCCTCCTGCACCGGCCGCCCCACGACTCCCACGCCGGAGAGGAGGCGGTGCACGCGGCCGCCACCGGGCTGACCGTCGAAGAACTGGCCGAGCTCATCGACCGGCTGGAGACCGAACACCCGGCGCCGGCCGAGGACGCGTCCCCGCACGCCCGCTCCCTGCCGACGGACTCCCCCGCCGAGGAGCCGACCGACGCCCGCTCCCCCGGCGACGGCTCCGTCCGCGACGCCCGCACGGACGACACCGGCACGACGACGGCACCGGCGACACCGACCATGGACGGCCCGACGGCACGCCCCGCGACCGGTCGGCGCCACCAGTCCTACCGCCCCCGGCAGGCACCGCACGCCACCTCACGCGAACGGCGAACCGCACCCGCGCCGGCCCTCCCTCACTGGCTGCGCTGGACGACCGTCGCCGCGCTGCTCCTCTGCGCGGCGACCCACTTCCCGCTCCAGCGGGCCGGCCTGCCGGCGGGCGCGTACGGGCTGGCGGCGGGCATCGCGGCCCTGTGCCTCCTGCTGGCGGCCGGCATGTTCCTCCGCCGGCTCCTGCCGGTCCTGATCGCCGGCATCACCCTCATGGGCTCCCTGACCGCGGCACATCTGCTCACCCCGGCGACCGGCCCCCAGGCCCTCACCTCCGCCCTGGCGCCCGGCGGCACACCGGCCGTGCTGCCCGCGGCGGTGGCAGGGGTGCTCTCCCTGCTGGCGCTCACGCTCCTGCTCACCCGCAACCGCTCCCGCGACGACCTGCGGACCGAACAGGCCCCCGGCACCCGGGGCCTACGCCCCCTCCCCGACCGGCGGTGACCCCCGCGAACGCCCCACGCACCCGAAAGGCCCAGGTCAGAGCAGATCTGACCTGGGCCTTTCACCTGAGCCCCCTGTCGGATTCGAACCGACGACCTACGCATTACAAGTGCGTTGCTCTGGCCAACTGAGCTAAGGAGGCGTGCCCGTGCAGTGTACCCATCGGCGGGGTCGCGGGCCGCTGGGTTCTGCGGGGGGCGAGGGGGCGTAGGCGGGATCGTTACCGGGGCGGGCGTGATCGTCGGGGGACGGGTACTGACAGGAGCGGCACCGGCGGGGTAGCTTCCAGGGGTCCGCTCCGGTGGACTGGACCAATCGTCGTCGCGGGCCCGGCCCGGGGCGGCGGCCCCGTCGCGGGATCCCCCGTGGCGGTTCACCTTCTTTACTCGGATCGTCCGGCACGTTCCTGCCGGTGAAGGGGGCCTGTCACCATGGCCACGGTTACGTTCGACAAGGCGACGCGCATCTACCCGGGCTCGGAGAAGCCCGCGGTGGACCAGCTGGAGATCGAGATCGCCGACGGGGAGTTCCTCGTCCTGGTCGGTCCCTCCGGCTGCGGGAAGTCCACCTCGCTGCGGATGCTCGCGGGGCTGGAGGACGTCAACGGCGGTGCCATCCGCATCGGCGACCGCGACGTCACCCACCTGCCGCCCAAGGACCGGGACATCGCCATGGTGTTCCAGAACTACGCGCTCTACCCGCACATGACGGTCGCCGACAACATGGGCTTCGCCCTGAAGATCGCCGGCGTCAACAAGAGCGAGATCCGCGCCAAGGTCGAGGAGGCCGCGAAGATCCTCGACCTCACGCCGTACCTGGACCGCAAGCCGAAGGCGCTCTCCGGCGGTCAGCGGCAGCGGGTGGCGATGGGCCGCGCCATCGTGCGGGAGCCGCAGGTCTTCCTCATGGACGAGCCGCTCTCCAACCTCGACGCGAAGCTCCGCGTCTCCACCCGTACCCAGATCGCCTCGCTCCAGCGGCGCCTGGGCATCACCACGGTCTACGTCACCCACGACCAGATCGAGGCCATGACGATGGGCGACCGGGTGGCCGTCCTCAAGGACGGGCTGCTCCAGCAGGTCGACTCGCCGCGCAACATGTACGACAAGCCGGCCAACCTCTTCGTCGCCGGCTTCATCGGTTCGCCCGCGATGAACCTCATCGAGGTGCCGATCACCGACGGCGGCGTGAAGTTCGGCAACTCCGTGGTGCCGGTCGGCCGGGACGCGCTGAAGGCCGCCGCCGACCGCGGCGACACCACCGTCACCGTGGGCGTGCGCCCCGAGCACTTCGACGTGGCCGAGCAGAACGGCGCGGCCGCCGCCGCGCTCACCAAGGAGAGCTCGGACGCCCCGGCCGGCCTCGCCGTGACCGTCAACGTGGTCGAGGAGACCGGCGCCGACGCGTACGTCTTCGGCACCGTGGACCTGGACGGCGGGTCGAAGGACCTGGTCATCCGCGTCAGCAGCCGGGCCGTCCCGGAGAAGGGCTCCACCGTGCACGTCGTCCCGCGCCCGGGCGAGCTGCACCTCTTCGCCACCTCCACCGGCGAGCGCCTCAGCGACTGACCCGAGGCCACCCGCGCCTGAGGCAGGGCCGGTTCCCCCGCATGGCGGGTGGGACCGGCCCTGTCGCCGTTCCCCCACCCGGACGCCTCGCAAACCCCGACAACCGAACCAACCCCCCATGAACCCCCGCACACCCCACGCTTTCCCCATCCTCCGTCAACTTCACACCCGGGAAAACCCGAGCGCCACAACCCGTTAGAGTGACCAAATGTCGCCAAATCATCACTTGCCGCTACTCTCAGGCGCGTGAACCACACCGCTCGCCGCATCGGCCGCTCCCTCGCGCTCGTCCTCCCCGTCGTCCTGGTGCTGTCCGGGACGTTCGCGGTCACCCACGTCAACTGGTCGGGCAATCCGGCCGACTCCGTCCTCACCGCCTCGTCCGAGGACGCCTCCGTCCCCGCCAAGCCCCGCGCCGCGCACGACGTGCTGCGCGACAAGCTGCTCCTGGAGCTCCAGGAGAAGGACCCGGGCGAGGCCCTGACCTCCCTCCAGCGCGCCGTCGACCGCAAGCCCTCGCTCGCCCGGCACTGCGTCTCGCTCGCCCGCGCCCTCGGCAAGGCGGCCGTGAAGACCTACGGCGCCACCCGCGCCCAGTCCTTCGCCCGGCCCGTCTGCGACACCTCCTTCGCCTCCGGCGTCGCCCAGTTCGGGTGACCGCGCCGTCCCCCGCCCCGGCGGCACCCGCTGCGTAGAGTGCCGCCATGACCACCCCCGCCCCGCCCCCGCAGCCGGCTGCCGCCGTCCCGGACCTCCCGCCGGAACGGCCCACGCAGGCGGTCGTCCTCGCCGGCGGGCAGGGCACCCGGCTGCGCCCGTACACCGACGACCGCCCCAAACCGATGGTGGAGATCCCGGGCACGGGCACGCCGATCATCGGGCACCAGCTGGCCTGGCTCGCCGCGGAGGGCGTCACCGACGCCGTGATCTCCTGCGGGCACCTGGCCGGCGTGCTCCAGGAGTGGCTGGACGCCGCCGAGCTGCCACTGCGCACCGTCACCGTCGTCGAGCCGGAACCGCTCGGCCGGGGCGGCGGCCTCAAGTACGCCGCCGCGCACCTCCCGGACCCCGGCGCGCCCTGGTACGCCACCAACGGCGACATCTGGACCCGTTTCCCGCTCGGCGAGATGGCCGCCTTCCACACCGAGCGGGACGCCCTCGCGACCCTCGCGCTGGCCCGGCCGCGCATCC is drawn from Streptomyces diastaticus subsp. diastaticus and contains these coding sequences:
- a CDS encoding ATP-binding protein; the protein is MTVDEGDGDLIQFRQGLARAEGDHRPGVLRRPGDAPRIVSAPRRRGARRGAAVPATAGEARDLVQHALRDSFGPDAVAEAGGGLGESVVVADVLLVTSELVTNAIRHGGGLTGFDVQLGDAHLTLHVSDASSAVPTTTRADGPFDPDRPLVGGYGWPLVRRLAQDVSVRLQPGGGKCVTVTLPLF
- a CDS encoding STAS domain-containing protein: MLERSGMDITTSAEPSAFVIGVHGDVDLHTAPALDAALARALREAAPRTVVDLSGTSFADSSILGSLLRALRDHRERERRLIIAGPMSDLVSRLFEVTGTLAAFETAPTVQVAREQ
- a CDS encoding STAS domain-containing protein produces the protein MTPPDDLDDTGLTLTAEPDAPGTLGLRLAGSLDHESADALVRAVARHLETPPAPRLLRLECAGLTTCDALGLAALLMLGRRARAADCLLRLENRPARLEKLLAVTGTHGYLVGQEPRQA
- a CDS encoding cobalamin B12-binding domain-containing protein, with product MTTRTPQGVATAVTGGSAEPLRGLLQDALLAGDEYAAAGVLFTALDEGLTVEQALLDVIGPVQAEVGLGWAANRLTVAQEHVATAVNDRIIAALAHRSPPPRAARGRITVACVEGEWHALPARLLAETLRLRGWRVDFLGAQAPTPHLIAHLHQSGPDLVALSSSIPTRLPTAHAAITACQAAGVPVLAGGAAFGTDGRYARLLGADGWAPDARAAAELAAGGPAVPPAVPHEPVEDLPHLADQEYTLVSRGRTRLVRETVDGLADRVPALRAYTERQRERTAEDIAHIVDFLATALYVDDDELFTGFLTWTAGILDARGVPARSLAPALELLGEPLRDFPRATRLLRRGGAALATA
- a CDS encoding PP2C family protein-serine/threonine phosphatase, whose product is MDATRSSPVGAPRARTGHPALPGAGYDAPWPVLAADMAGAVVTANAHAAALFPAAVPGAPLSAAVPRWLGAAHRAAVGAGPAPRTGEAGEPASGPVGERVYRAVPAPGRDGGTPHLVWWLSDDTERAAAEAALAVERERTAFLAEASNALLATLNTERCMEVTAQLAARHLADGVVVVLSGGGRRTPLARAVDGGGSTRALLTLDPADLPGLAEALQGFPPVPSRWIDPEALPDWVVPEEFGGPVGAVAVVPLPGHGVPAGALILLRRDGKRGFTEPEEVFARLFAARAGAALSAARMYAEQAAVTATLMRELLPPRLEQIRGVEFAGGYRASERGERVGGDFYDVHPEAGEAGASLVVLGDVCGKGLDAAVLTGRIRNTLQALLPMADDHPRVLRMLNDSLLSSHHTRFATLVLASAIRDGDAVRLDLTSAGHPPPLLVRADGTVEAADTRGSLVGALPEVEATTARVTLRAGETCLLYTDGVTEARGGPFGDRMFGEERLREALAECAGMPAEAVVERVQMLATQWVGGGEHDDMAMVAVTVPKSTAGVVSTALGGRGDA
- a CDS encoding TetR/AcrR family transcriptional regulator, producing MSPKQQRGAATVERALAAALSVYAREGEQGLTVGAITRAGALSPGSLYHHFGNLDGLVHALVQRWLERLLAPLATALLEADSARDGVRAAVRAYLGFVREHPDAARLLHSATADRHGMAHARELRDAQEARLSPLAAWLQHHVATGELAALPPSLLESLILGPVVATARRHLTLGDTDLDEAARELPDRIWAAVRG
- a CDS encoding carbonic anhydrase, with the translated sequence MQPLIDHARSYHRRSAERPEEFARLAQGQAPQVLFITCSDSRVVPALITGARPGELFELRTAGNIVPPYASRPPTGEAATVEYAVEVLGVADIVVCGHSHCGAVGALVRGDDLTAVPAVRDWFAHAAPRPEGPAGDPAVGGAVQNHVLTQLLRLRSYPCVERRLAHGTLRMHGWYYEVHTGSVLAHDARADLFRAL